A single genomic interval of Persephonella atlantica harbors:
- a CDS encoding glycerophosphodiester phosphodiesterase family protein: protein MDIIDIISIEPFAVVGHRGAKGRKPENTVSAIEYALKVGADVVEVDVRQTKDGELILLHDRDFKRLTGRAFIPSKLSYRFIKENITIDGEPVATLEDALKTVDGKAGLFIEIKEPETTEKAVETVISHNAEKWVCFISFYEEALIKVKEINPQLKTGLIYMKPPGKIYQAKEIKCELVLPLYRLATEKAVNFAHRLKLKVVSWVINDYETAKLMHSRDVDAVASDYPDLAVKWRERLKGE from the coding sequence GTGGATATTATTGACATTATTTCAATAGAACCTTTTGCTGTTGTTGGACATAGAGGTGCAAAGGGGAGGAAACCTGAAAACACAGTTTCTGCCATTGAGTATGCCCTGAAAGTGGGAGCTGATGTTGTAGAAGTTGACGTCAGACAGACAAAGGATGGAGAGCTTATCCTTTTACATGATAGGGATTTTAAGAGGCTGACAGGCAGAGCTTTTATTCCATCAAAGCTGAGCTATAGATTTATAAAGGAAAACATAACCATAGATGGCGAACCTGTGGCAACCTTAGAAGATGCCCTCAAAACAGTAGATGGAAAAGCAGGCCTGTTTATTGAGATAAAAGAGCCTGAAACTACAGAAAAGGCTGTTGAGACAGTAATCTCTCATAATGCCGAAAAATGGGTATGTTTTATATCTTTTTATGAGGAAGCTTTGATAAAGGTTAAAGAGATTAATCCTCAATTAAAAACGGGACTGATTTATATGAAACCTCCGGGAAAAATATATCAGGCTAAAGAAATAAAGTGTGAGCTTGTCCTTCCCCTATACAGACTTGCCACAGAAAAGGCAGTAAATTTTGCCCATAGACTGAAACTGAAGGTGGTTTCGTGGGTTATAAATGATTACGAGACTGCAAAATTGATGCACAGCAGAGACGTTGATGCGGTAGCATCAGATTATCCAGACCTGGCTGTAAAGTGGAGAGAAAGGCTAAAGGGGGAGTAA
- a CDS encoding FKBP-type peptidyl-prolyl cis-trans isomerase, with amino-acid sequence MKATGNKVVTFHYTLKDKETGEVLDSSQAYGQPLTVLFGAENIIPGLESRMEGMEAGEKRTIEVPASEAYGEKNPELVQQVPREYFQGIELEEGMPLQAQTPEGQIINMIVVSFDENSVTVDMNHPLAGKDLVFEVEVVNVRDASLEEIKHGHPHGEGGVQH; translated from the coding sequence ATGAAGGCTACAGGCAACAAAGTGGTAACGTTCCACTACACACTCAAGGACAAAGAAACTGGTGAAGTCCTTGACAGCAGTCAGGCTTACGGTCAGCCTCTTACTGTTCTGTTTGGAGCTGAGAACATCATTCCCGGTTTGGAAAGCAGAATGGAAGGTATGGAAGCAGGAGAAAAAAGGACTATTGAAGTTCCAGCTTCAGAAGCATACGGAGAAAAAAATCCTGAACTGGTTCAACAGGTTCCAAGAGAGTATTTCCAGGGTATTGAACTTGAAGAAGGTATGCCTCTGCAGGCTCAAACACCAGAGGGTCAGATTATCAACATGATTGTTGTAAGTTTTGATGAAAACAGCGTTACTGTTGATATGAATCATCCTCTGGCAGGTAAAGACCTTGTTTTTGAAGTAGAAGTCGTTAATGTAAGAGATGCATCCTTAGAAGAGATTAAACACGGACATCCTCACGGAGAAGGCGGCGTCCAGCATTAA
- the hisZ gene encoding ATP phosphoribosyltransferase regulatory subunit codes for MNIDLPAGVRTFSRAETYEIKQIIRKINNVFEQWAYEEIKLPFFEYLSVHSRGLDEEITGKSFKIVDRSSGEILTLRADFTAQIARYFSSLKKKELPKRYYYTGTIFRYSPPKGDNLWEKVQTGIELIGSNKVEADAEIIAVASQSLKRLGIENFQIDINNTQIFSFLKSYLNLSEEEHTEFMEFIRKREIYSLKEFVKRKGITGEIKKFITELPTYQGEISLIDRLSQEFKIKGLEEVFNQLRQIYSILKEYNLSDRILFDLGEPKEISYYTGIVFEIFIKDFSRPVGHGGRYDNLISKYNGDIPATGFAFDVLSIWEYMKKNRLIKEKNYKDFFIIDLTPTKKQAYKLGKDLRDRGYTVGRDIIDRKLEESIKFAFNNRYRKVIVIGLDSTEKSIYIYSTEKSFERKSIQEFLKEV; via the coding sequence ATGAATATAGATTTACCAGCAGGTGTCAGAACATTTAGCAGGGCTGAGACTTACGAGATAAAACAGATAATAAGAAAGATAAATAATGTTTTTGAGCAGTGGGCTTATGAAGAGATAAAACTGCCGTTTTTTGAATATCTCTCTGTCCACAGCAGAGGGTTAGACGAAGAGATTACAGGGAAAAGCTTCAAGATTGTTGACAGGAGCAGTGGAGAAATTCTTACCCTTAGAGCAGACTTTACAGCTCAGATAGCCCGTTATTTTTCATCTCTAAAAAAGAAAGAACTACCTAAAAGATACTACTACACAGGCACAATATTCAGGTATTCACCTCCCAAAGGGGACAATCTGTGGGAAAAAGTTCAGACAGGAATTGAACTGATTGGTTCAAATAAGGTTGAAGCAGATGCTGAAATAATCGCAGTAGCAAGTCAATCTCTAAAAAGATTAGGTATAGAAAACTTCCAGATTGATATAAACAATACACAGATTTTCAGTTTTTTAAAAAGTTATCTCAATCTGTCAGAAGAAGAACACACAGAATTTATGGAGTTTATCAGAAAAAGGGAGATTTACAGCCTGAAAGAATTTGTCAAAAGAAAAGGTATAACAGGAGAGATTAAAAAATTTATAACAGAACTTCCTACCTATCAGGGAGAGATATCACTGATAGATAGGCTGTCTCAGGAATTTAAGATAAAAGGGTTAGAAGAGGTTTTTAACCAGCTTAGACAGATTTACAGTATACTAAAAGAGTATAATCTGTCAGACAGAATTCTGTTTGACCTTGGAGAACCTAAAGAGATTTCGTACTACACAGGTATCGTGTTTGAGATTTTTATAAAAGATTTTTCAAGACCTGTAGGTCATGGGGGAAGATACGACAATCTGATATCTAAATACAATGGAGATATCCCTGCAACAGGATTTGCATTTGATGTTCTGAGTATATGGGAGTATATGAAAAAAAACAGACTTATAAAAGAGAAAAACTACAAAGATTTTTTTATCATTGATTTAACACCTACAAAAAAGCAGGCTTACAAACTTGGAAAGGATTTGAGAGACAGAGGCTACACTGTTGGGAGAGACATTATTGATAGAAAACTTGAAGAATCTATAAAGTTTGCATTTAACAACCGGTACAGAAAAGTTATAGTGATTGGACTGGACAGCACCGAAAAAAGCATATATATTTATTCAACTGAAAAAAGTTTTGAAAGAAAAAGCATCCAGGAGTTTTTGAAAGAAGTATAG
- the pspA gene encoding phosphoserine phosphatase PspA, translating into MAVRIIYVRHAESLWNPIGRYQGRLDPELSERGHKQAQLLALTLKKYNPSAIYSSPLKRTYMTAEYISKELGLDIQIDEDIIEIDHGEWSGMLVEEVKEKYPDMFRQWLYEPETIKFPHGETLVDVFNRVKRFQERMLEKHDGETVVAVSHTVPIRASFVAGLNLPLAKFWSFGCDNASYSILDYEKVRPILYKLNNTYFLGDLFIPALDAL; encoded by the coding sequence ATGGCAGTAAGGATAATATACGTCAGGCATGCAGAGAGTCTGTGGAATCCCATCGGAAGATATCAGGGAAGGCTTGACCCTGAGCTGTCAGAAAGAGGGCACAAACAGGCACAGCTTTTAGCACTTACTCTGAAAAAGTACAATCCTTCAGCCATTTACTCAAGTCCCCTAAAAAGGACATACATGACAGCTGAGTACATATCAAAGGAGCTGGGACTGGATATACAGATAGACGAGGACATAATAGAGATAGACCACGGAGAGTGGTCTGGGATGTTAGTAGAAGAAGTGAAGGAAAAATATCCAGACATGTTCCGTCAGTGGCTTTACGAGCCTGAAACAATAAAGTTCCCCCATGGAGAAACGCTGGTAGATGTTTTTAACAGGGTTAAAAGATTTCAGGAAAGAATGCTTGAGAAACACGACGGAGAAACAGTCGTGGCAGTATCCCATACAGTCCCCATAAGAGCTTCCTTTGTGGCAGGTCTTAATCTGCCTCTGGCAAAATTCTGGAGCTTTGGATGTGATAACGCATCTTATTCCATATTAGACTATGAAAAGGTAAGACCTATTCTGTACAAGCTGAATAACACATACTTCCTTGGTGATTTGTTTATTCCTGCATTAGATGCACTGTAA
- a CDS encoding pyridoxal-phosphate-dependent aminotransferase family protein has protein sequence MLIKERLFTPGPVPLPPQVIKALGQQIIHHRTPEFTHIFKDVREKLQKLLKTERDIILFSSSGTGAMEASVLNFFRKGDRVLIINAGKFGQRWKEIASQFELKVVDYEIEWGKTYDRDRVLEIVGEFPDIRGIFVQQSETSTTTYHDVKFLGEISAKLEDCILVVDGITSVGVYEVYPEELGIDVLVTGSQKALMLPPGLSVLYFSEKAEKRLSRSNLPKYYFDVAKEAKKQQKGQTAYTPAINLIIALNESLQLILSEGLENLAKRHQILAQATREAVKEIGLKLLSESPSNSATGVYAPAGIDADQLRKKMLELGFRVAGGQDHLKGKIFRIAHMGYFDFNDVIQIIAGLEMALYKTGLPIEIGKGVKKAQEVILNHT, from the coding sequence ATGCTTATAAAGGAAAGACTGTTCACGCCGGGACCTGTTCCACTGCCTCCGCAGGTTATCAAAGCATTAGGCCAGCAGATTATCCACCACAGAACTCCTGAATTTACTCATATATTCAAAGATGTTAGAGAAAAACTGCAAAAATTATTAAAAACAGAAAGGGATATTATTCTGTTCTCCTCTTCTGGAACAGGGGCAATGGAAGCATCTGTTTTGAATTTTTTCAGGAAAGGAGACAGAGTTTTAATAATAAATGCAGGTAAGTTTGGGCAGAGATGGAAAGAGATAGCCTCCCAATTTGAGCTAAAAGTGGTTGATTATGAGATAGAATGGGGAAAAACCTATGACAGAGACAGAGTCCTTGAGATAGTTGGTGAATTTCCTGACATAAGAGGAATTTTTGTCCAGCAGTCAGAAACATCCACAACAACATATCACGACGTTAAGTTTTTAGGTGAGATTTCTGCAAAACTTGAGGACTGTATATTAGTCGTTGACGGCATAACCTCTGTAGGAGTTTACGAGGTCTATCCAGAAGAATTGGGAATAGATGTTCTTGTAACAGGTTCCCAAAAGGCTTTGATGCTTCCTCCAGGACTATCTGTTCTTTACTTTAGCGAAAAGGCAGAAAAAAGGCTATCAAGAAGCAACTTACCAAAGTATTACTTTGACGTGGCAAAGGAAGCTAAAAAACAGCAAAAGGGACAGACAGCCTACACACCAGCAATAAATCTAATCATTGCACTTAACGAAAGTTTACAGCTTATACTCAGTGAAGGTCTTGAAAACCTTGCAAAAAGACATCAGATACTTGCACAGGCAACAAGAGAGGCTGTTAAAGAAATCGGTCTAAAACTTCTGTCAGAAAGTCCTTCCAATTCAGCAACAGGCGTTTACGCTCCTGCAGGAATAGATGCTGACCAGCTGAGGAAAAAAATGTTAGAACTTGGTTTCAGGGTTGCAGGTGGACAGGACCACCTTAAAGGCAAAATTTTCCGTATTGCCCACATGGGGTATTTTGATTTTAACGATGTTATTCAGATTATTGCAGGATTAGAGATGGCCCTTTACAAAACAGGATTACCTATTGAGATTGGTAAAGGCGTCAAAAAAGCTCAGGAAGTTATACTAAATCACACCTAA
- a CDS encoding KamA family radical SAM protein, producing the protein MRVLKKDYWKRFPQWADVSKWDWEDWRWQIRNRIKSLSQLEKILGTDLSTVKKVEKVFRTGTTPYYLSLVSDISDMNNPILKQIIPSCQEIDPQIQSKGSLDPFKEEVMSPVKGLTHRYPDRVLFRVTTFCSVYCRHCMRKRIFLEEERANRYEEYIRMIEYIRNNPTIKEVLISGGDPLTLPNKKLEFILEHLSRIEHVEIIRIGTRELVVNPYRFFDDGLLELLDRYDKLWIVTHFNHPDEVTDVVKKAVRNILSTGTPVLNQTVLLKGINDDPYIIEDLMRNLLQVKIKPYYLFYCDPTKGVMHFRTEIKKGVEILEHLRGRVSGMGIPVYAVDLPGGLGKVPLNPDYIAEETEEYIVFRNYQGKTVKIEKPNFDIINNYHNKGLEDLCL; encoded by the coding sequence ATGAGAGTTCTTAAAAAGGACTACTGGAAGAGATTTCCACAATGGGCTGACGTATCAAAATGGGACTGGGAAGACTGGAGGTGGCAGATAAGAAACAGAATAAAGTCCCTTTCCCAGCTTGAAAAGATATTAGGTACAGACCTGTCTACTGTAAAAAAGGTTGAAAAAGTGTTCAGAACAGGTACAACCCCTTATTACCTTTCTCTTGTTTCAGACATTTCTGACATGAACAATCCTATCTTAAAACAGATAATTCCTTCCTGCCAAGAGATAGACCCACAGATACAGTCTAAGGGAAGCTTAGACCCATTTAAAGAAGAAGTTATGAGCCCTGTTAAAGGGCTAACCCACAGGTATCCTGACAGGGTTCTTTTCAGGGTTACCACTTTCTGCTCTGTTTACTGCAGGCACTGTATGAGAAAAAGGATTTTTTTAGAGGAAGAAAGGGCAAACAGGTATGAAGAGTACATAAGGATGATTGAATACATCAGGAATAACCCTACCATAAAAGAAGTCCTTATCTCTGGGGGAGACCCTCTAACACTTCCCAACAAAAAGTTAGAGTTTATATTAGAGCATCTAAGCAGAATTGAACATGTAGAGATTATCAGGATAGGAACGAGGGAGTTAGTTGTTAATCCTTACAGATTTTTTGATGATGGACTGCTTGAGCTATTAGATAGATACGACAAGCTGTGGATTGTTACACATTTTAATCATCCTGACGAAGTTACAGATGTTGTTAAAAAGGCTGTCAGAAACATACTCTCAACAGGAACACCTGTTTTAAACCAGACAGTCCTGCTAAAAGGAATAAATGACGACCCTTACATAATTGAGGACTTAATGAGAAATCTTCTTCAGGTAAAAATAAAACCTTACTACCTGTTTTACTGTGACCCTACAAAAGGTGTTATGCATTTTAGAACAGAGATAAAAAAAGGAGTAGAGATTTTAGAACATCTTAGAGGTAGGGTATCAGGAATGGGTATTCCTGTTTATGCTGTTGACCTTCCCGGAGGACTGGGAAAAGTACCTTTAAACCCAGATTACATAGCTGAGGAAACAGAGGAGTACATTGTGTTTAGAAATTATCAGGGAAAAACAGTAAAAATAGAAAAACCCAATTTTGATATAATAAACAATTATCACAATAAAGGCTTGGAGGATTTATGCTTATAA
- a CDS encoding PA2779 family protein, protein MLKKVSHPFVVLSMAFYFLFLHTAPAVAGMVDSITSEGESAQSLREMEINKIQRALENELVREKLQAYGLTPQEVNEKLSQMSDQQIHMLAQASDKVLAGGDLLGTVIAVLIIVLLIVLILKLLGKEIIIA, encoded by the coding sequence ATGCTGAAGAAAGTTTCCCATCCTTTTGTGGTTCTGTCAATGGCATTTTACTTTCTGTTTCTTCATACTGCTCCTGCAGTGGCCGGCATGGTAGATTCTATCACTTCAGAAGGTGAATCTGCTCAATCATTGAGAGAGATGGAGATAAACAAAATACAGAGAGCTCTTGAAAACGAGCTTGTAAGAGAAAAACTGCAGGCGTATGGACTGACACCTCAGGAAGTTAACGAGAAACTTTCACAGATGTCTGACCAGCAGATACACATGCTTGCTCAGGCTTCAGATAAGGTCTTAGCAGGTGGAGACCTCCTTGGAACTGTTATCGCTGTTCTTATCATTGTTCTTCTGATTGTTCTTATACTGAAATTACTGGGAAAAGAGATTATAATAGCATAA
- a CDS encoding cysteine peptidase family C39 domain-containing protein, protein MLRIVVFFVLTAVSVYGKTLSVPFVKQQSEFCGPAALSSVFSYYGLKISQEKIAEKVYTPQLKGALISDLENYAKSMGFKTQLGQGNIEIIKKYIDRKIPVIVLLDYGFLMFTKLHYVVITGYNEDGFTIHTGYEKNRLIKYRDFEKLWKKTGKAYLAIYR, encoded by the coding sequence GTGCTGAGAATAGTTGTATTTTTCGTTTTGACGGCAGTTTCTGTTTACGGCAAAACATTAAGCGTACCTTTTGTTAAACAGCAGTCGGAATTCTGCGGGCCGGCTGCTCTCTCTTCTGTTTTTTCTTATTACGGCTTAAAAATATCTCAGGAAAAGATAGCCGAAAAAGTCTACACTCCTCAGCTAAAAGGGGCATTAATATCAGACCTTGAAAATTATGCAAAGTCCATGGGTTTTAAAACACAATTAGGTCAGGGAAATATTGAAATAATTAAAAAATACATAGATAGAAAAATTCCTGTTATTGTCCTCCTTGATTATGGTTTTTTGATGTTTACGAAACTCCATTATGTCGTGATAACAGGTTATAATGAAGATGGGTTTACTATCCATACAGGTTATGAGAAAAATAGACTGATAAAATACAGGGATTTTGAGAAATTATGGAAAAAAACAGGAAAGGCTTATTTAGCTATTTATCGCTGA
- a CDS encoding tetratricopeptide repeat protein, with amino-acid sequence MEKNRKGLFSYLSLILFSIFLYSCSMPKIVVLKDPLSAEEHNNLGVAYEKKGILDLAEKEYNKAIRKKPDWDIPYFNLGNIYYKKGNLKKALQFYKKAVELNPDNTDALNNMAYVYYLLKDYNKAYYYIKKALSKKLKSEYLQTMKEIEEKIYESD; translated from the coding sequence ATGGAAAAAAACAGGAAAGGCTTATTTAGCTATTTATCGCTGATATTGTTTTCAATATTTTTATACTCCTGCTCTATGCCTAAAATAGTTGTTCTCAAAGACCCCCTATCAGCTGAAGAGCATAACAATTTAGGAGTGGCATACGAAAAAAAAGGTATTCTTGACCTTGCAGAAAAAGAGTATAACAAAGCCATAAGGAAAAAACCTGACTGGGACATTCCATACTTTAATTTAGGTAATATTTATTATAAGAAAGGAAATCTGAAAAAAGCTCTGCAATTTTACAAAAAGGCTGTAGAACTTAACCCTGACAACACAGATGCTTTGAACAACATGGCGTATGTATATTATCTATTAAAAGATTACAATAAAGCCTATTACTACATCAAAAAAGCCCTTTCTAAAAAATTGAAATCTGAATATCTCCAGACAATGAAAGAGATAGAGGAAAAGATTTATGAATCTGACTAA
- a CDS encoding TIGR00725 family protein: MKLVSVIGGSQILPSSEEYSFAYKLGKLIAKKGWGVVCGGKSGVMEAVCRGAKEEGGLTVGIMPSLTGEDANPYVDIKINTGLGHARNPIVVASGEIVVAIGGNYGTLSEIAYSLIYGKTVLGYKTHKIEGVIQISKPEEVKKYLK, encoded by the coding sequence ATGAAACTTGTTTCTGTGATAGGTGGTTCACAGATTTTACCTTCTTCCGAAGAATATTCCTTTGCTTATAAGCTTGGCAAACTTATAGCAAAAAAAGGCTGGGGAGTTGTATGTGGAGGTAAATCAGGTGTTATGGAAGCTGTATGTAGAGGAGCAAAGGAAGAAGGGGGATTAACTGTAGGAATAATGCCTTCTTTAACAGGAGAAGATGCAAACCCTTATGTAGATATAAAGATAAATACAGGTCTTGGACACGCCAGAAATCCTATTGTTGTTGCTTCAGGAGAAATAGTGGTTGCAATAGGAGGAAATTACGGCACCCTTTCAGAGATTGCATACAGTCTGATATATGGGAAGACTGTGCTTGGTTATAAAACACATAAGATTGAAGGTGTTATTCAGATTTCTAAACCTGAAGAAGTTAAAAAATATTTAAAATAA
- a CDS encoding TraR/DksA family transcriptional regulator — protein MDIEKIRENLLKKKAEILESLANNNSEDLNEKSGVEDAADTVTSEMSRETLYKLSQAERETLFYIDIALKKIENGTYGVCEECGAPIGEKRLEAIPWVRLCIDCSQNEEVLKSFSNRSDDLGFYHIIPGTMEDEDTGKIPE, from the coding sequence ATGGATATTGAAAAAATCAGGGAAAATCTTCTGAAAAAAAAGGCAGAAATCCTTGAATCTTTAGCAAACAACAACAGTGAAGACCTGAATGAAAAGTCTGGTGTGGAAGATGCAGCTGATACTGTTACTTCTGAGATGAGCAGAGAAACTCTGTATAAGCTTTCACAGGCAGAAAGGGAAACACTGTTTTATATAGATATTGCCCTGAAAAAGATAGAAAACGGAACGTACGGTGTGTGTGAAGAATGTGGAGCTCCAATAGGGGAAAAAAGATTGGAGGCTATTCCGTGGGTTAGGCTCTGTATTGACTGCAGTCAGAATGAAGAAGTGCTTAAATCCTTTTCCAACAGGTCTGATGACCTTGGATTTTACCACATTATCCCTGGAACAATGGAAGACGAGGACACAGGAAAAATTCCAGAGTAA
- the lspA gene encoding signal peptidase II, which yields MDKKFLIFLVISLSVIGIDLLTKKIITDYLIRNGNVSIIPGFFDLTLVWNRGAAFGIFGDAPEYIRKLILIGASSVAAVVAFIYAYIKSSKLSYWEIISLALIAGGAVGNLYDRIFIGAVRDFFDFYIKNHHWPAFNIADSAITIGIAGFVVYELFFKKKN from the coding sequence ATGGATAAAAAGTTTTTAATTTTTTTGGTAATTTCCCTCTCTGTGATAGGAATAGACCTGCTTACAAAAAAGATTATCACCGATTATCTGATTAGAAACGGAAATGTTTCTATCATTCCCGGATTCTTTGACCTTACACTTGTATGGAACAGGGGGGCAGCTTTTGGAATTTTTGGAGATGCTCCAGAATACATCAGGAAGCTAATTCTGATAGGAGCTTCTTCTGTAGCTGCTGTGGTAGCATTCATTTATGCATACATAAAAAGCAGTAAACTCTCTTACTGGGAAATAATTTCTCTGGCTCTTATTGCAGGTGGAGCAGTAGGCAACCTTTATGACAGAATTTTTATTGGGGCTGTAAGGGATTTCTTTGATTTTTACATAAAAAACCACCACTGGCCAGCCTTTAATATAGCAGATTCAGCTATCACGATAGGAATTGCAGGTTTTGTTGTATACGAACTATTTTTCAAGAAAAAAAACTGA